AAACAGAGGTTGTCCGCATGAAGTTAGGGCTCGGGATTTTCGCAAAAACGGCAGAAGTTTCACCGGTAAAGACGCGCCTCGCTGCCGGTATTGGTGTGGAAAAAGCAAAGGAGTTTTATGCTTTAAGTGTGCAGGCAGTGGAAGCGACTGTACAGGCTTTGCCAGCTTCTATTACTGCATATTGGGCGGTGGCAGAAGAGGCTGGAATAAATCATCCGCAATGGAAGAATCTTGACTGTTTTTGGACAGGTGAGGGCGACTTAGGTCAGTGTTTGCATCAGGTTTATTGTAAGCTGAAACACGAATATGGTGCGGCGATGCTGATGGGAACGGATAGTCCGCAGCTTTCGCCACAGGTTATTGAGGGGGCTGCGGAAGCCTTATCGAATTCTGTGCAGAAATGTATTATTGGCCCGTGCGAGGATGGCGGTTTTTATCTCTTTGCCGCTGCGATCGAAATCCCTCAAGAAGTTTGGTTGGCGGTAGAATATAGCCAGGATTCAACATTAGAGCAGTTAGTGACGCAGCTTGCTAAATATGAGATTGAAGTAGAATTTTTACCTGAAGAGCAAGATGTGGATACGGCTGAAGATTTACAAAATTTGTACGAAGACTTGCTGAAGCAATCGAATTTATCTCCCTCTCAATCTCGATTATTGGATTGGCTAAACTGAGCAGCTTCCGCTGCCTAGAACGCAAAATTTTGCGCAATGAGGGTGGTTGAGCTTTACGCTTCCTGCGGCTTGTTTGAGGGTATTCCCCATTTCAAATTCATCATCATAAGGCAGCAAGGTGCAGGCCAAAACACTTGGCTTATCCGCGCCTTTACGTTTGATAACCATACGCGATGTTGCGCACATCATACTATCGGGGTTTACCTTTAGAATATCCCAGCAATCAGTGGTGATCTCGGGCACTTCGGCTTGTTCATCCATCTCCGGAAAGAGTATGAGTTTTTTGCTATCTTGTGCATCAATTTTTACGCCTAATACATTGAAGAGGTTGGAGAATCCTGCGCGTAATTCGGTCTCATCCTCACCCCAACGCGTGCGGCCTGCAATATCAATATGGAATCCTTGTGAGGAGAGCCACTGTAGGCCTTTTAGCATTGGTTCCCACGTACTAGCGCCGCGCTCTTCTTCATGCAGGGCTGGGGTGAAATGATCCACCGAAATGCGTACGGTCATTTGATCGCCGAAGCGCGCCAGTAAACCGAGCAATGATTCGCGTTTTTGTTCCATTGGCTTCATCGCATTTGTCAGTAGGAGTAGCTTAAATCCGCGCTCTAAGATCAGTTCCATTATGGGGGTGATATCTGGATTCATGAAGGGTTCGCCGCCGGTAATACCAATCTCAACTGTGCCGAGGTTTCCCCGTTCAATCTCGTCGAGATATTCGCGCGCTTCATCAAGTTTTAAATAAACCAGGCGGTCATTCTTAGGGCTGGATTCGATATAGCAATTTTGGCATTCGATATTGCAAAGCGTACCGGTATTGAGCCATAAGGTTTCGAGCTTGGTTAGGTTTACCCAAGCGCGCTGTTCGCCTTTGGCAGTAATATCGGGGTGGGTGAATTTTTCCATGCTTAGTCCTTCGCGTAGATGCAGATAAATATTGCCGATTATTGCGTGTTCATCTGACGTTCTTCGAGCTCTAGCCAGCGCGCTTCACTTTCGCCTAAATCTTTCTTCATCGCATCAAAATCTGCAATCAATTGTGTGAAGCCTTTAGGATCGCGCTCATAGAGGCCGGTATCATCCAGTTTAATTTGAAGGTTCTCCATCTCTTGTTGGATGGCTTCTATCGCATCAGGAGTTTTTTGAAGTTCTAACTTCTCGCCGTATGTTAGCGGTTTTTTCATAGGATCGAGTGGTTCGGGCGTAGAGGTTTTGATCGCCTTCTTCCCAGATTTCTCGCCTTTCTGCTTCGGCTTACGACCTAAAATCTCGCGCACATAGTCGCTATAGCCGCCAAACACGTTCAGTACTTCTGCATCGCCTTCAAAGGCGAGAATTTCGGTCACGGAGCGGTCGAGGAAGTCACGGTCATGGCTCACGATAATGAGCGTGCCTGGATAGTCAGCCAGCATGTCTTGCAGCATGTCGAGTGTATCCATATCCAGGTCATTGGTTGGCTCATCGAGGATGAGGAGGTTGCCGGGATTGGCTAGGATTTTAGCGAGGAGTAAGCGGTTTTGCTGTCCGCCCGAAAGTGTGCCTACCTTATCGCGTGCAATGGCAGGGTCGAACAAGAATTTCTTTAAATAACCGCAAACATGGATGCTGGTTTGATCTGCGCCACGGCCAATAAATACGTCCTGCCCGCCATTGGGGCAGAGCGTTTCCCAGAGCGTTTTATTCACGTCGAGGTCGCTACGGTTCTGGTCAAAATAGGAAATCTCGAGCGTTTTGCTGCGGAAAATATGACCACTATCTTGCTCAAGTTCGCGTGTCAGCATTTTAAGGAAAGTCGATTTCCCCGAGCCATTTTTACCAAGGATACCCAGCCGATCACCTTTGAGGATCATGTGATTGAAATCATCAAGAATTCTGGTTTTATGACCATCACGTTCAAAGCTTTTCCCAACATCTTTAAATTCGGCGACTACCTTGGATGCGTTCGGCGTTTCCAGTGCATCCAGCGAGATTTTTTGCGAGCGTTGCCGGTACGCAGCTTTGTCGCTTCTGAGTTTGTCGCGTAATTTCCCGAGCTCGCGCAGGCGGCGGACGTTACGTTTGCGGCGGCCAGTGACGCCGCCTTGCGTCCAGCCATGTTCGGCTTGCACCTTCTTTTGTAGATTCTGTAATTCGCGTGCTTCTTGTCCGACTTGCTCTTCTAGCCAATCTTCAAATTTCGCGTAACCGAAGGGACAAACTTTCAGTTTACCCCGATCGACCCAGAAGACTTTGCGCGAAACATTGGCGAGAAATTGTCTATCGTGACTCACGATAATTAGTGCGCCGTGATAGCCGCCTAAATAGCCCTCCAGCCATTCAATCGCTTGTAAATCGAGATGGTTGGTTGGCTCATCGAGCAGTAGAATATCTGGGTCTTGCACGAGTGCTTGCGCGAGTGCGGCGCGGCGTAACTGCCCGCCGGAAAGGGGGCGCATGAGTGAGCTAGGATCTAACCCGAGTGGTGCGATGACCATATCAGCCAGATAGGCATTTTCTTCATTTTGCTGGTCTGTGGGGAGGCCGGAGAGGACGAATTCTTTGACGGTATCATCAGGGGAGAATTTCACCTTCTGGGCGAGATATCCGATGCTGGTGCCGGGCAAGATAAAACGTCTTCCAGAATCGAGTTCTAAATCCTGAGTCATCATGCGCATGAGGGTGGTTTTGCCGACCCCATTTTTGCCGACTAAGCAAATGCGCTCACGCTCATTTATGTGCATGGTGAGGCCGTCAAAAAGCGGTTTTCCGCCGAAGCTAAGGACAATATCTTCTAAACTCAGGAGGACGCGGCTACTCATGCAGCCGTCATACTATGGAACGGTAGCAGAAAGCAACTTAGTTAGAGTGCAACATTCGGCATATTAAGCGCATCAATCCCTGCGAGGGCACGTTTCTCCAATGCACAATGATTGGTGAGGATATGGGCGTAATAAAATTTTGCATCGGCTAGCTTGGTCTGGGTGAAAGGGGTGCTTTTCGCTTCGCTTGCTGCTTGTGCGCAAAGCCCGTGATAATAGCCAAGCGCCACGATTCCCATCAGTTCCAATAGCTCATCCGCACCACTGGCGAAATGATTGTAATCACCTGAAGTGAGAGCTTCGCTAACACGTTGAACTGCATGCAGAGACTCTTGTAGCTGCGTAGCGATTTCTTTGAGTGAGGTTACATCAATAAAGTGCTGAATTTTAGTGATAAAGACTGGCAGGTGTTTCATTTGACGTAGTAAGGTAACGGCTTGAATTTGGTTGGTGCCTTCATAGATTCGGGTCACGCGCACATCGCGGTAATGGCGAGCGATGCCGCTTTCCTCAACGAATCCCATACCTCCGTAAACCTGAATCGCGGCATCGGTTACTTGGCTGCCAATTTCGGTAACATGCGCTTTGACAATATTGGTCATAAGGCTTACCCAAGCGGCGGCTTCTTCGGATTCTTTGGCAAGATCCATCTGCAAGGCAGTATCAAGCTGGAACATGCGTGCGCCCGAAATTTGGCTGCGCATTTTTAGCAGTAATTTGCGTACAGCAGGGTGGGTGATAATTAAATCGGCTTCTTTCTCCGGGCTTATAGGCTCAGGTTGGGCACGTCCCATACGGCGACCTGCTTGTGCATCACTGGCGAACCAATAGGCCTTCTGGAAAGCCGCTTCTGCACAGCCGATTGCTTGGCGAGCAACATGGTTGCGTGCTTCATTCATTACTGCGAACATGGTGGCGATACCTTTGCCACGTTCGCCGATTAACTCGCCTTTGGCGGCTTTATATTCCATGGTGCAAGTGGCCGAACCGGCCATACCCATCTTATGTTCAATGCCGATAGGGCCGAGGCTATTGGCGGTACGATTGCCATTTTCATCCACGAGAATTTTAGAGCTGATAAACATGCTGACACGGTCATCTATCTCGCCGGTTTCAGTATCCTTTACCTTGGCGAGTACGACATGGATGATATTACCTGTGTCGCTTACGCCTGTGTAGTGATTATCCCCACCGGAAATGTAAATTTTCTGACCTGATAGATGATAAGAGCCATCAGCCTGAGGTTCGGCAAAGGTGCGGGCATTACTCAGATCGCTGCCTGCGCTGGGCTCCGTCATCGCCATAATACCAGAGGAAACCCCAGAGCTTAAATCCGGTAGGTATTTCTGTTTTTGTGCTTGAGTTCCATAGGTGTAAATGCCCAAATAGGCGCTATGGGTGAGGGTGGGGATGAGCGAGAAATCTCCATTAGCACTATGCAAAAGCTCGTCAATCACGGCGCCCACAATATGCGGTTGGCCGACGGCCATTTCACCATAAGCAGGATCAGCGACAATGCCTTGTAAGCCGGTTTCGATGAAGGTGTCATAGGCTTGCTTATAGCCAGGGGGCAGGGTGACTTCGCCAAAGTTAGTGCCATCAGCGATCGTGAAATTAGCCGCCAAATGTTTATCATTCGTATCATTATAAAGCGGGGTTAGTTCTTTTTCTGCGAAGCTACTGGCAGTCTCCATCATGAAGCGAGCGGTTTCTTCTTCGTAGCTCGCCAGCTTTTCCTGCACTTTAAGGACGTGGTGCAAAATAAAAGCATAATCCTCGTAAGGGGGGCGATAAGTAGACATAAGGAAGCTCCTAGAGGTTTGTATTTCCTCTTATAAGTAGCAGAGATTTGGAAAGACTTAAACTTAGTGTGCGTTTACAGCGCTTAGCACAACCCAGACTGTTTTAAACAGTGTTGCAATCTCTTTCTTCATAGACCAGCGATCGATATAGTCATTATCGAAATTGGTGCGTCTAGCAATTTGCTCGTGAGATTCGATGAAGCCACGGCAGTTGTTCACTTGCGCCCAACCGGTTAGACCTGGTTTTACACGAAAGCGCTTCGGATAGTTAGGAACCGAATTAAGGAAAAGTTTATCATGGTAGCGTGCATGTGGGCGAGGGCCGACTAGCGACATTTCACCTTTAGCAATATTAATTAATTGAGGTAGCTCATCCAAGCTAGCGCGGCGTAAGAAACGGCCAACACGAGTATGACGAGAGTCATTCTCTTGACTCTGGCTTGCCTCACGCTCTTGACCAGCATCTTGAGTCATTGTGCGAAATTTATAAATCTCGAACGTTTCTCCATCAAGGCCGGTACGTGTTTGTTTAAAGAAGATATCGCCCTCACTATCGAGTTTCACGGCAATGGCAATCGCGGCAAAAACAGGAATAATAAAGGGAGTGGAAGCAACGACAGCAGCTGTATCAATAAATGATTTAGTGAAGCGCATTGTCAAACTAGGGGGGCGCTTTGCTGTTTCGACTGCACGTTTTAGGTCGCTCCATGAAAAAGCGCCTAAGGCGAGTGATTCAAGGTATGAGGTTTTTTCTAATACTTGTCCGTTTGCCATTTTCTGTCTCGAATCTAAGTTGCTCTGTTATCGTATAATCTGATTATGGAGCAGAAAGGTTAATCTTTTATGATCATTCTTTGGCATTTTAGGTAAATTGTTGGCTCTATTTGCGCATGAGAGTTTAAATAAGGGTAACCTTAGCGCTAACCGTTAAGCTTATTTCTTCCAAACACCTGAGAAATCTAATAAAATCTTATCTTTCATTGCATCTTTGCTGATGTAGTCAAAGCTACGATGACTCACTAATGTCACAATAATATCTGCTTCATTGACGGCTGAAAGGGCATCGGTCAGTTTTACATTAGGGTATTTTGTTAAGGAGTCAGGTAGGGATTGAATATGCGGTTCTGAAACATAGAGCGTTTTGCTATATTCTTTGACCAAATCATGCACAATTTCAATGGCAGGGCTCTCGCGCAGATCATCGACATTCGGTTTATAGGCAAGACCTAGGCATGCGATTTTTGCATTGGGGTGCTCTTTAAGGTGATCCAGCACAATACGAGCGGTTTGGTGCGGACGCTCATCGTTAATGCGTCGAGCTGTTTGGATGAGGGGAGTCACATCCGGTGCACGGTCAACAATAAACCATGGATCAATCGGAATGCAATGTCCGCCGACACCAGGGCCCGGGTTGAGGATATTCACACGCGGATGCAAATTCGCAAATTGGACGACTTGATGCACATCAATATCATGATGCTGACACACATTGGAAAGTTCATTGGCGAAGGCGATATTCACATCGCGGTAAGCATTCTCAGAAAGCTTCACCAGCTCTGCGGTATCGTGACTACCAATATGGCAGTCGCCGCGAACAAAGACATGATAGAATCGTTTGGCGAGTTCGGCGCATTTCGCGGTCATGCCGCCAATAATGCGATCGTTATTCATGAGTTCCGTAATGATTTGTCCGGGCAACACTCGCTCTGGACAATAAGCGATGCGGATATCACTTTCTTCGCCATGCGTGTGCGGGAAGGTGAGGTCGGAGCGTTTGGCGGCTAAAAGCTCCGCCGCATCTTGCGTTGTGCCAACAGGGGAGGTGGATTCGATAATGACGAGGTTCCCCGGTTGAAGCTGCTCGGCGATTTCCCCTAACGCAGAATCGACATAACTCATATCCGGTGATTTATCTTCCTTAATCGGAGTCGGTACGGTGATGATGAAAATATCCGCCGGCTTGGCGTTTGCGTAAGCCTTCAATTTGCCATCATTAATAACTTTTGTAACGAGCCCTTCCAGATCAGGTTCGACAATATGAATTTTGCCTTGATTGATGGTTTCGACCACATGCGGCACTTTATCAACGCCGATAACATCCAGCCCACGGCTGGCGATTAATGTTGCAGTGGGTAGGCCGATATAGCCTAAGCCCATTACACAAATAGTACTAAATGGATGCTCTGACATCACTCACTCCTGTAGTTGAAACGCCGTGGCGCTCTAAAATATGTTCGACAATGCGGGTGGCAGCGTGGCCATCGCCATATAGATTTTCACCTTGCTGCATCGCACGGTAAGAGGTTTCGCTATCTAATAGTTCAGTCGCCGCGTGGAGGATTTTGGTACTGTCTGTTCCGACGAGTTTGCAAGCGCCTGCGGTGACGCCTTCAGGGCGTTCCGTTAGTTCACGTAAAACCAACACAGGTTTCTTCAGTGAAGGGCCTTCTTCCTGTACGCCACCGGAATCAGAAATAATAAAATAAGCGCGGTTCATGAGGTAAATGAAATTAAGATAATCGAGTGGATCGCCTAGGTGAATAGAAGGGTGGTCCGCCAATAATTCTTGCACAGGGCCACGGATATTCGGATTCAAATGCACAGGAAAATAGATTTCCGCATCTTCACGATTGGCAATTTCAATGAGTGAATTGCAGACGACTTCCACGCCGAGGTCAAAATTTTCACGACGATGCATGGTGGTAAGGATGAGTTTCTTACGCTTATCGAGCATAGAGAACTTCTGTTCCATCTCAGCGCGCATTGAGGCATTGGAGTCCAATAAGTTAGAGAAATAATGCAGTGCGTCGACCACGGTATTACCGGTCATGTAGATATCTTCAGGTACCACCTTCTCATCACGCAAATAGCCAGCTGATTGCTCGGTCGGGGCGAAATGCATATCTGCCAAAAGTGAAATGGCCTTGCGGTTAAATTCTTCTGGGTAAGGCGCGTAGATATTGTGACTGCGTAAGCCTGCTTCAATATGACCAACACGAATGCCACTATAAAAACAAGCAAGGGTCGTCGCAAAGCCGGTGGTCGTATCGCCCTGTACTAGCACACGGTCGGGTTTGTGTTTTTTCAGCGCTGGTTCGATTTCTTTCAAAACGGTGGCAGTTAGGCTGCTTAAGGTTTGATTGGGGCGCATGACGTCGAGGTTAAAGTCAGGCTTTAATTCGCAAAGATTCAGCATTTGAGTCAGCATTTCGCGATGCTGTCCGGTCACGCCGATAATAGATTCCACACCGGGGTTCGCGCGTAGTGCATTAAGCACGGGGGCAAATTTAATTACCTCAGGGCGGGTGCCAAACACAGATAAGATGCGTAAATTTGTCATATTCTCAATTAATAGCTGCAAATAGTAAACAAGCTGCTAACAGTTTACTACCATGAGTAGTCTTACCCCCTTTCTTATCCCCTCTGAGGTTAAATCTAAGCGAATTTCTTTTCTTGGGTGCTCTTTAGACCCACTTTCGATGGAAGAAACTCTCGCCCTAATTGGTCAGGCGATTACGAAGCGGCAGTCATTGCAGCATGTAGTCGTCAATGTCGCTAAATTGGTGCATTGCCAGAAGGATGAAGCGCTTTACCACGATGTATCCGGCAGTGACCTAATTAATATTGATGGGATGGGCGTCGTCTGGGGTGCGCGTATGGCGGGCTTTGATATTCCAGAGCGCGTCGCTGGTGTTGATCTGATGGATAACACACTCAAATTTTGCGCTGAAAAAGGCTATCGACCCTATATTCTAGGTGCTAAGCCCGAGATACTTGAACAAGCAGTCGAAAATTTAACCGCCAAATACCCAGTACTCGAATTTGCCGGTACTCAGCATGGCTATTATGACCGTGAGAATGAACAGCAGGTGATGGAAGCGATACGTGATTCCAAGCCTGATTGCCTCTTCATCGCCATTTCGTCTCCGCATAAAGAACGCATTATGGGGGCTTATAAGGAAATGATGGATATCCCATTCATCATGGGTGTTGGCGGTTCGGTGGATGTGTTTGCTGGTTTTGTCACGCGCGCCCCCCAGTGGATGCAAAAAAGAGGATTGGAATGGTTGTACCGCATCATCCAAGAACCGCGTCGTATGTGGAAGCGCTATGCGGTGACAAATAGCCGCTTTATATGGCTGTTGCTTAAATTACTTACAAAAATGTATCGCCCGCCAAGCTACATGAGCCAGGCGGGCGAGAGTTTAAAGCATTAGTGTTATTTGTTAGAAGATAGAGATATCTAAAGCATCGAGCCCTGTGAAGTTATCGAGGGTGATGGTTCCTTCGCCCGCGATGGTGATTATGGTATCGCTACCTACCACCGCTGCAGCACTTAGGACGTCGGCTGCGATGCTGATGCCAGATACGGTAGAGAAGGCCAGAGTGTTATTGCCGTTTGAGAAATCGATCACTGTGTCATTATCAAATCCGTTACCGAACTGGAATACATCATTGCCGGCACTGCCGGTTAGGGTGTCATCGCCACCGCCACCGATAAGCGTATCTGCGTTGCCGCCACCGGTTAGGATATCGTTATTGCCGACACCTGTCTCTAGGTGAACGAGGCCGTTGCCAAATACGCCGCCTGATACGAGAAGGTCGCCTGTACCATCGCCATCCCAATCCGCCACTTCGAGAACATCTGCTTCGCTATAACTGATACGCTCAAAAGAACCGTCAGGGTTATATTGGATGATGCCGGGAATTGCAGTGCCGTTGCTGAAGCTACCGCCACTGCTGAAGACTTCTTCCGAGCCATCGCCTGTTACATCACCATGACCGAAAATATTGAGGTCATTATAAGTAAAGCGTGTGCCTTGGTTTGCGCCTTGGAATACGACGGGGCCAGCGGCGACTGCGCCACTTGCATAAACAGAATCTTGCATGAGGACTTCTAGGCCACCATCAAGATCAAAGTTACCCACAGTAAAGCCAGAATCACCTGAGAATGTGTGGCGTAAGTGGGTGCCATCAATTTCATAATAAGTGAGACCTTTAATCTCGATACCATTTTGGTATGTGCCATCATTCGAGAGGAATTCAACCGCGCCATCGCCATCAATATCAGCGACTTGGAAATTTTCTCCAAGATCATTGTAAGTGATACGATTACTTGCACCAGTGGAGCCATCATACCAAAGCGCGCCTACGAGCGGCGAACCATTACCATACGTGCCTTGATTACCCACGACATCTAAGATGCCATCATTATTCACATGCGCGACTTCAAAATCACCCACACCATTAAAGGTAATACGGTTAAACTCGCTTGGGTTTGCGCCATTATACCAGCCAGCGCCCCCGTAAAGGTCCGTGACGATATCAAGGGTGCCATCGCCGTTTACATCAGCAATTTTATGGTTGCCAAGATCGAATGAAGTGACGCGGTTCACGCTCATATCTGTGCCGTTTAGCCATACAAGGCCATCACCGTAAGAGCCATTCTGCGTGAGGATATCTAATGTGCCATCGCCGTTAAAATCAGCGACCTCAAAGTCACCAAGGTTAATTGAAGTGATACGGTCTGCGACCGCAATGTCACCCACGGTACCCTCAATCACAAGACCTGAAACACTTGGGTCACTACCCGCTTGAACACCAATAAAGTGGTCGATAGTGAAATCATTTGCGGTGGTGTTTAAGAAGGTAAGCGTTTGGCCATTACCAAAATCTAACACGGAGTGAGCACCGACTTGATTCAGGTTTAGATCTTCAAAATAAAGGCTTCCACCCCATGCGCTCAAATCCACTTGGCTTGTGCTAACGCTCGTATCAAAACCATTGATCGTATCTGCATCTGCACCATTGCTGTCGATCACAAAAGTGTCAGAGCCACTAGCACCGGTCATGGTATCGTTACCTGCACCACCGGTTAGGATATCATCACCCGCGCCGCCGTTTAGAGCATCGTTACCGTCACCACCGTTAAGGGTATCGTTACCGGTATTACCGTCCAATGTATCGTTTCCGCCTAAGCCATTGACAACATCGTTACCGCCTAGGGCATCAATCGTATCGGCTCCAGAAGTACCATCAAGCGTATCCGCATTTGGCGTTGGGCCAGCAACTGGGTTAGTTCCTGCATTCATATTGACGAAATTAGCTGCGCTAAAGTCCACGAGATTCACATTATAGAAAGTCAGTGTCTGGCTATTCGGTAGGGTGACGACTACATGCGCGCCGACTTGACTGACGATATCGTCAAAATACAGGTCACTAAAAGCGCTTAAGTCAACGGTATCAGGCGTGCTTGCTGGATCGAAAGATAGGATCACATCCGCATCGCCAGCATTGGCATCAATCACGAACGTATCCGTACCGTTGCCACCTAGCATCGTATCGTTACCTGCGTTACCGTTAATGGTATCATTACCGCCACCGGCATTAATGTTATCGTCGCCGGTTCCGCCCGAAATAACGTCCGTGCTACCATTTGCAATGATGATATCATTGCCTGCGCCACCATCGATCGTATCTGCGCCGCTGCCGCCAAGGATGCTATCGATGCCATCGCCACCAATGAGGCTATCATTACCTGCGCCGCCATTAAGCGTATCTGCGCCATCGCCGCCATCAAGCGTATCATTGCCGTCACCACCGATGAAGCTGTCTAATCCAGCTAGGCCGGTCACGCTATCGTTACCGCCGAGCGCGTCAATCACATCATCGTCCGTGGTGCCAACTAAGGTATCGGCAAATTCGGTCGGGCCGGTTACACCATCAAAGATGAAATGTCCCGCATTCATGCCGGTAATGCCTTGGACAATAATTTGGAAGCTAGAGCTGTTATGCGAGATGGTGCTATCGGTACCATCATCGGTAATTGTAATTTTATCACTGCCAGCGCCAATGCCGGTGATGCCGAGTGCGGCAAGGCTAATCCCTTCGCCGCTGACGAAATCGGTTAGCACATCCGATGCGCTGCTGGTTGAATCGGTTGTGGTCGTATAAACATAAACGTCAGTACCAGCGCCACCGGTAATTGTATCTGCACCAGCGCCACCATAAATATAGTCATTACCATTTTGACCATCAAGGATGTCATCGCCATTATCACCGTAAACGATATCAGAGCCGCCACCGCCGCGTATTGAGTCGTTTCCTTCGCCACCGTAAATAGTGTCGACACCGCCACCACCAAGGAGGGTATCATTGCCTAAGCCACCTTCAAGATAGTCATTGCCACCTTGGGCATTCACTTTATCGTTACCTTCATGACCGTAGAATGTGTTAGCTGCTGTACCGAGTTTATAAGTACCGGGAGCCGTAATGTCATTAAAGGTACCTGATGCGATGGTCGTTGCGCCATCGGTGATGGTAATATCATCTAACGTATCCGTATAAAGGTGATTCAGAGCACCTGCCTTTATTAAGATAGTGCCGGTTTCGCCGCCTACCGCTGTCCAAGTATAAGTAACATCAGTACCGCCAGTATTCTCAATCTCCCAAATATACTCATTACCACTGACGCCATCGACGTTCTTTTTTCCAAATCCGGTAACTGTAATTGACATAAGTGTACAAGCCCTCTTTATTAATCTATCTTAATATTATGCAGTAAAATAGTTAACATAGGCTTATATATCTTTATACTCTTAGTTTAAATAGTCCTGTGCAGTAATCACTATAGTATCGAGCTAGGGTCAGAAATTCGAGGTGTTTGGTCCTTGCCAGATGCGCAGTTTTCTGCCGTTTTTCAAGGTTTTCGAGGAAGGTAATTAAGGCGTCTTTGAGGGGGGGGGCTATTTCTGACGATTCGATGATAATGGCCGTATCTTCGTTAACAATTTCCTTCACGGTTCCCACATTGGTACAAATAATGGCCAATCCATGCGCCATGGCTTCGAGGATAGTTAGGGGTTGATTTTCGATATGCGATGGCAGCACCAAAATATCTGATT
The window above is part of the Rickettsiales bacterium genome. Proteins encoded here:
- the wecB gene encoding UDP-N-acetylglucosamine 2-epimerase (non-hydrolyzing); the encoded protein is MTNLRILSVFGTRPEVIKFAPVLNALRANPGVESIIGVTGQHREMLTQMLNLCELKPDFNLDVMRPNQTLSSLTATVLKEIEPALKKHKPDRVLVQGDTTTGFATTLACFYSGIRVGHIEAGLRSHNIYAPYPEEFNRKAISLLADMHFAPTEQSAGYLRDEKVVPEDIYMTGNTVVDALHYFSNLLDSNASMRAEMEQKFSMLDKRKKLILTTMHRRENFDLGVEVVCNSLIEIANREDAEIYFPVHLNPNIRGPVQELLADHPSIHLGDPLDYLNFIYLMNRAYFIISDSGGVQEEGPSLKKPVLVLRELTERPEGVTAGACKLVGTDSTKILHAATELLDSETSYRAMQQGENLYGDGHAATRIVEHILERHGVSTTGVSDVRASI
- a CDS encoding WecB/TagA/CpsF family glycosyltransferase — translated: MEETLALIGQAITKRQSLQHVVVNVAKLVHCQKDEALYHDVSGSDLINIDGMGVVWGARMAGFDIPERVAGVDLMDNTLKFCAEKGYRPYILGAKPEILEQAVENLTAKYPVLEFAGTQHGYYDRENEQQVMEAIRDSKPDCLFIAISSPHKERIMGAYKEMMDIPFIMGVGGSVDVFAGFVTRAPQWMQKRGLEWLYRIIQEPRRMWKRYAVTNSRFIWLLLKLLTKMYRPPSYMSQAGESLKH
- a CDS encoding calcium-binding protein, coding for MSITVTGFGKKNVDGVSGNEYIWEIENTGGTDVTYTWTAVGGETGTILIKAGALNHLYTDTLDDITITDGATTIASGTFNDITAPGTYKLGTAANTFYGHEGNDKVNAQGGNDYLEGGLGNDTLLGGGGVDTIYGGEGNDSIRGGGGSDIVYGDNGDDILDGQNGNDYIYGGAGADTITGGAGTDVYVYTTTTDSTSSASDVLTDFVSGEGISLAALGITGIGAGSDKITITDDGTDSTISHNSSSFQIIVQGITGMNAGHFIFDGVTGPTEFADTLVGTTDDDVIDALGGNDSVTGLAGLDSFIGGDGNDTLDGGDGADTLNGGAGNDSLIGGDGIDSILGGSGADTIDGGAGNDIIIANGSTDVISGGTGDDNINAGGGNDTINGNAGNDTMLGGNGTDTFVIDANAGDADVILSFDPASTPDTVDLSAFSDLYFDDIVSQVGAHVVVTLPNSQTLTFYNVNLVDFSAANFVNMNAGTNPVAGPTPNADTLDGTSGADTIDALGGNDVVNGLGGNDTLDGNTGNDTLNGGDGNDALNGGAGDDILTGGAGNDTMTGASGSDTFVIDSNGADADTINGFDTSVSTSQVDLSAWGGSLYFEDLNLNQVGAHSVLDFGNGQTLTFLNTTANDFTIDHFIGVQAGSDPSVSGLVIEGTVGDIAVADRITSINLGDFEVADFNGDGTLDILTQNGSYGDGLVWLNGTDMSVNRVTSFDLGNHKIADVNGDGTLDIVTDLYGGAGWYNGANPSEFNRITFNGVGDFEVAHVNNDGILDVVGNQGTYGNGSPLVGALWYDGSTGASNRITYNDLGENFQVADIDGDGAVEFLSNDGTYQNGIEIKGLTYYEIDGTHLRHTFSGDSGFTVGNFDLDGGLEVLMQDSVYASGAVAAGPVVFQGANQGTRFTYNDLNIFGHGDVTGDGSEEVFSSGGSFSNGTAIPGIIQYNPDGSFERISYSEADVLEVADWDGDGTGDLLVSGGVFGNGLVHLETGVGNNDILTGGGNADTLIGGGGDDTLTGSAGNDVFQFGNGFDNDTVIDFSNGNNTLAFSTVSGISIAADVLSAAAVVGSDTIITIAGEGTITLDNFTGLDALDISIF